From the genome of Nicotiana sylvestris chromosome 2, ASM39365v2, whole genome shotgun sequence, one region includes:
- the LOC104229186 gene encoding uncharacterized protein yields the protein MAKAYTVEKFDYHMAEVEKIDKRIKDYLMNVGYERWSIAYSTVNRTLTMTSNIVESINAALKAARELPVLPLLDYIRKLIGPWNVKNLKNAVESFTDLGKKYDTMLMDNLELSH from the coding sequence ATGGCCAAAGCATACACAGTTGAGAAGTTTGATTACCACATGGCAGAGGTAGAGAAAATTGATAAGAGGATCAAAGATTACTTAATGAATGTTGGGTATGAAAGATGGTCCATAGCATATTCCACTGTCAACAGAACATTGACGATGACTTCAAACATTGTGGAGTCGATCAATGCAGCACTCAAGGCTGCTAGGGAACTCCCAGTACTGCCTTTGCTAGACTACATAAGGAAATTGATCGGACCATGGAATGTTAAAAACTTAAAGAATGCAGTAGAGTCATTCACTGATCTTGGAAAAAAATATGATACAATGCTGATGGACAATCTTGAATTGTCACATTAG